A stretch of DNA from Gallus gallus isolate bGalGal1 chromosome 7, bGalGal1.mat.broiler.GRCg7b, whole genome shotgun sequence:
AGCTGCTAATTATCAGCCCTGTCCAGGCTAATTAGTTCTGCTAAGACAGTATTAATCTAGGCAGAGCTCTGAGCtaatgcagctctgctgcttctaGGTCTTGAACTGATGTGGTCAAAACACAGATCTCCTTGACTTTTGGCCATCCTGTATGTGCCTGCTCCAGGTGCTGTGAGAGCTGTTTTACCCCTGGCACCCGGTCTCTAGGTCCCAAGAGTGTGCATGCTTGATTTTCCCTATTTGAACCTAGATTCACTGTGTGTCCCTCAGGCACAGCAACACTGTGGATGGAGCTTCAAGAAGGAGAGGTTAGAAGGCATCAGGCATGGTGAGACAGAAGTTGGCAATGAGACACCCCCTTATTGCACCCCAGGGAGTGTAATAACCCTCCCTTCCTGAAGCGAGCTCAATAGAGTTCTTCAATAGTTCCAGCCTTAAAGCCATTCTTTATTAAGGTTTTCCAAATCAGCTGCTGGGAGATAAAGATCTTCGGCTTTATGACAGTATGGGTTATggtgtattttgttttgctcataGGATGTGTTATCTTTCTGGGATTTAGGTTGCCACACCACTTCACACAGGTTCCCAGCAATACTGGGGagagaaatgctgctgcagagTGACTGCTGCACCTATTAGCACTGATTTATTAAATATCACAGTTCTGTTTATGCAGACAAGCAGCAAAGTAGCTGTTGCAAACAAGTGTCAGTCTCCTAAAACAAAGAATGCAAACAATCCAGGAGAAAAAGTTGAAGTAATCAAGGTCCGTTTGGCTTGCTTTGCAGCCTGGTGAGAACCTGTACTAGGTTCCCTGGGTGGCTGCATTTGCAGTGTTGGTCAGTACTGCCTTCCAGTGCAGCTCTCGAACATTTGGTTAGTAACATTTGGTTAGTAAGTGGAAGCACTTTGGCTCCCCTTCATCTAGTAGCCTACCCTGAAATCTGTTCCAGTTCAAGGAGAGATAGCACACACTGACTGTGAAAAGAAGTTCATGCTGACAtgatgctttgctttgcattacaGGTGACCTGCTATCACTATGAGCGTGCTTTCTAGAGTGACAACAGCCAACTTTGTCATGGATGTTCACATCTGAAGAAAAGGATTAGTTGGGTTCATCTCTGCCGCTAAGGATTGTGGTTGATGCATGGACTTGTCCTACATCTCTGAGTTAGTGGTGTGCAAAGGGCAGATGTGAGCAACCATTTCCCTTGGACCTACTGGCAGCACAGGACATGGAAGCTCTTGAAGTTGATGATATTAGCCCTGCCTTGGAAGTGACTGAAGACTTCTTCAACAGTTTTGATACTAAGCTTGAGAAGATTGTGCAGCCCTCTGGGGTGTTTGGTGTCCAGGATGTGCCTGAGCTGGTTGGGCATGAGGTGTTTGATCAGATAACAGAGAGCAGGAATCTAAGGAACGTCGCCTCCTTAGCCAAAAGTAGCCTCATTTGGGATCACTGCAAAAATGGCCTCTTGGAAACCAAAGCCCAGACAGTATTCTCTGCTAAAGATCAGCACGTGGTGCAGAGGGGAACAGCTGCTGACAACCGTGCTtgggcaggggaaggagagaCTGCGGCTTTTAACATCTTCAACATCTGCCAGCGGAGGAGGGACAGGCCTCGATCAGTGAATGACATCCTGGTGCAGAATGAAGAGGCCTCTACATTCAAGCCAGGACACAACCGCTCACGCTCTGATATCAGCCATGTAAACTGGGGAGTGGTCTTCACTGGCAcctctctgcagcagccagctctgccaggTCAGGACAATAactgtgctctgctctcctaCCTGGCGTTAACCAAGGGACAGGACATCCAAGGAAACACAGGTTTGTACGGATATGTTATTGTTTCTATTGAAGAGgaggcttttctgtttgtttttaatgtaatctCCAAAAGGAGctgcttgttgttgttgttctttgttttgaaacaaaaagcacaaaaagaacCCTATGAGGTAGCTCTTAGGATGATGTAAAACAGCATGACTCTCTTGTCTTTGATACAGCTCTGTCTGTTTGCCTGGCAAAGAGGTCAGTGTTTAAAACCATCTTCCCTTCTGTTTGAGGAACTAaacttgttttactttttgctcctatttcattcattcttactcagaaaaaataatttcctaaactaaaaaaaaaccctccaactTTGCATGCTTAAAGCTATTGTGGGAATGGCAAATCCAAACAAAGTCAGCTTTTATCAAGTAATTAAAGAGCACCCATTAAAAAGAGGGGTACGTATATGAAGGTTTACTGTGAGGCCTGAgatctgttctgtttctttaagaAATGCTGGCTATTCAGTCTGTAAACAATTAACAAAAACTCAAGCGTGCTATTTGTGCCTGTCAATATTAAGGCTTCTCTGCCAGCTTTGTGTGGCATACAGGAAGTCTTGTTATCAGATTGAGGCAGGCATCCCCAGTGAGCTGTATGAGGTGATGTTTCAGCAAGTgatagcttttccttttcctttctcaagcAGCACACTGGAAGAGGGttgtgctcagggctttggAAACACTGAACCACTGTCTCCATCCCATCTCTATGATTTATTTTGTGAATGTCAGAAGTGGACTGGGCTCAAAGCTGTTTTCAAGATAGAGCTGATTCCTGGAATCTTAGAAGTGAAGAAGCAAGGGTGGGAAATGGGTTGATAGTGGCTGAAGAACTCCTGCCAGGACCGTGCTGCAGCCCACCAGCAGTCAGTACCTCTAAGATGTTCAGCTCACACTTTCCTACTGCTTTTGTGAAGCCATGAGGCATCTGTCAGTGCTTGCTGTGTGCTCTCCCAGAGCCCTTCTGCGTGGGATCCCTGTTTCAGGGTGATGGTACCTCCCTTCAGGAATGAGAACTGTGGTCTAAAAATGAACTTCTAACCTTTTTCTCTAGTGtattctgttctgctgctgtgcagggtTCAGATGATAGCTTTGgtatttcttccctttgtaTTTACTGGAGAGCCTACCTTAGAGTTTACTGCTACTTTGAGCTGagcttaaaacagaaaagcaaaaccaagaaaGTAAGTGTTGCAGGAATGTGTATCTGGGACTGGTAACTACACTATgcaacagacaaaaaaatatatttgcaggTTGGCTGAAAGCTGCTGGGGTGGTGGAAGAAGTCATGGGGGCCTCAGCTTGTGGAGGCATCCCTCTCCAGGGCTTTGATGCAGATTAAACCAATGCATATGAGGTACTGAGAGCAGCttgcagctgctcctccttttccctgtggCAGGGAAAGACTTCCCTCTGGAGCCTGCAGAGGTCTCCAGGTCCTTCGAGGCTGGCCAAGTTGCTGCACAGATTAGCTCTTCACAATCacagttattttttcattatcttcATATTATATTTATTACTCTGGGCTTATCTGCTCTTGCTGCTTACTTTCTcataatacaaataaaatgaaactggATCTATTCCACgttctgtgaaggaaaaagcTCTGAAAGAAGCTATGCCTTCTGGGGCTGTATCTCTCCAGGTCTGCTGGCAACACAGCTAGCATGCCAGAAATGACCACTGCTTGAGCAGTGTCAAGCAGTAAGTGGAGCtagaaaagaaggaagttgCAAGCAATTTCTAGGCAGGCTTTTGTATTTCTGGGCATGTGTCCTGGCAAACAAAGGGAGAATACTGCTTCTGTAGCATCTCAAGAAAGCTCGCTTAGATCATTAAAAACACAGTGCATGAGCAGTTATCTTTGACAGTCATGTGGATGTTTTCATTCAAACACAACCAGTCCCGGGACTGTAGGTGCTATAGTGTTTTTCCCAGCTAGCTGCTTATTTTGCCTGCCTCACCTGTGAGCATAGGGTACTGAAGAAATTTCACTGAGTGGACAAGCACCTGTGTGCTGAAAGTGTcccagctgcagagagctgatGGCCTGGTACCCCTTGCCAGCTGGCTATGCAGGTAGGTACTCAGTCAGCCCCACTGATTTTAGCAGTACTTTGTCAGGATGCTGCATCTATGGGTTGGTTGCAGTGCTGCAACATGGCAAAATAGGCATGTTGAAGAAAACGGTTGCCTTAAAACTGGCTAACAAGGCCAAAGTCTACTGACTGGGGCCAAAATTTCACCTGCCTCTCTCTGCTGATTTatcattttttctcctctctgcatttttttacCTGTCTGGGAACATCATTTTGAACACTGCAAAGGCCTGATCACGTCTTCAGGAGTAGTACAGACAAGATTTCAAAAGAGGTTTGGGCCCCAGCTTCGTGCAACTCTTGGATATCTGGctgcagtggaaatgctaagtcactgctttgaaacagtgatggagcacctggtaggaaggcagggccaacccgggggagctcaggtgcatgcaatgcagtgcacctgagtgaccagaagggattGAGCCAGGATCTATCcctttccagacctcatttGAGGGTTGGCAGTAGAGGTAAgagtatcttgctggagatccctgtgtacctgatgccttctgaaggtaagcagcttctttatttctgtgccctTGGCTGTTGCATTAGAGCAAaccctcacttgctgcagcctaggaccttgctactctgctgtcattgctgcactTTCAATCGTGTTCCACTGGCAAACTTCTCTAGTATAtttttgaggaggaaaaacatCTAAATTTCTATTCATGAGCAGCACAATAGTGGTTCACAGACTGAGGATCGGTACTGTTCTTTGAGTTTTACAAAGCTGCTTTATCCTACTTCAGGGATCACATTGACTTGAGGGATTTAATTTTTCTACTCCTACACTGACCTTATGTAGCATAAAGCAGTCTCAGTTCTATCTTAACCACTTGCAATCTGGGTTGAGTTGAGAGTAAGATGGTCCTTAAGCAAAGGAGTTGATTTTTATCTCACCACTATTTGATAAGGGTGTCAATTGTGATGGGGCTTGGTGGTGGTAGTAGGAAGTCAACAAGTGTCGTCTGCTGGAGAATGATATTGTTGAGGTTATGTCTGTAATCATTTTTAAGCAAGTGCTTAGTTTTATTACAGCCAGAGGCTGCTGAAGTCACAGCCATAAGCACCTGCAGGGTCTGGCTGCTTTGAATTGCAAAATCATATCATAACTGAGAGCTCCTTGGAGCCTTTGACTAGGTGCCATTGAGAACTTGATGCTGAAATTGTTCTTTGATCTAAAGgagaatttctttttgaaatttaaTTCATAACTCTTAATGCAAATTGACAGGGAAATTGGAGTcattgaaattaaaacaaaatcccaaTCCTAATTCATCTCTCTTCAGCTTTGTTAGAAGATAACTTAGTCTGCTTGAAAAATATTGGAATCTTTAATTTATTTGCCAGGTATCCTtgtcttcagcagcagcagtggctgacACCGTCTCTGTGCCTACGTTGCTAGCTCTTGCAGCATTTAGCAGTACAtattgctgtgctgagcaggttCCTGGCAGTGGGTCACAGAGCAGGAGATGGCAGAGCCATCAACTGCCACTGTTGTCGTGCTCGGGAAGGAGCCTCAGAGACAGCTGGACAGAAAATGGAGAGGTTGTGCTTAGtaagggagctgctgcagagtgGAGGTAGCCAGAGATCTTGAGCAATGTGAAATTCTGAGGTATGATGTGAAGCCCTCACGCTGACATACTGCTGATGGCCACATAAAGCCCAGCTCCTTTCCGGTCTACCAGGGAGGTTTGTGAAGTCTTAATTACTATTTGTGGTCTTGCAAAAACACTCCATTAGCACTGTCTTCTGTCAGCAGTACGTAGAAGATGCACAGCCGGGATGGACCAATTGCTACAGGGATGGTAGAGCGTTATAGCTGTGTGGTATTGTGTAGAAAACAATAGTGTAGCCATCCAAAAGGCAGATGTGCAGAAACAACACTTGGCACGTTCCTCTCTGGAGAGCAGGAAGCCTCAAACTACTTGGAAATAATCCCAGAAAGCACCCAGCCAGTTGGAGCATCCAGTGCCCCAAGAGGCCAATctattttcagcattaaaagGTAGGCGAGGAAAAGCTGTACTTGCAGAGGTTTGGAGCCTTTCAAGATTTGAGGAGGCAAAATTGTTTAAAATCCAATATGAGTTGGATGCCCTCCACTGGGCTGGGGTCCGTAAGCGCCAAGGGCTGTCTGTGTATCTAGCAAGGGGCAGCCCCTTCTCCCAAGAGGTTACAGCTTAAACAAACTATGCAGTAAAGGCAGCAAGACTAAGCAGGGACACAGAGGGATGGGGTGAGGTGTTTTGCCTAAGGTCGGACAGAAGTGTAATTTGGATCACCTAATCTCATCTGCTAGATCAGACTTCCCCTCTAACTGCTCTGTCTGATTTGGGGAATGCTGCACTTGTCCTCTTCTGGCTCAGTCCTGGTTGCTCATGGGGCAGCCTCTGAGTGAAGGGGCCACAGGggctggcagagagcagcagcagcaccctgtCTGCTCCCCTGCCTGTGGGGCCATGGGAGAGCACAGAGGAGAATAGAGAAGGCAAGTGCAGTGGGAGGCTATGGGAGGGGGTCACGTAAAGAAACTGACAATGCAGGAGGCATACGGTAAAAGGCACCAGCGAGTTAGGTTGGGAGGGTTATGTCCTATGGAGATTGTTACAGCATTCCATAAAGCTTAATAGAGTTTTTCATCTCCTGTGGCAGTGCTGATTGCTTCCAGTGATGTTGTGATGACTTTCATAACTGAATTTTCATGTTAGTTGCTATTACAGTATGTAAGGCTTTTCCCTTAGTGGTGTCAGCGATCTCTGCTAATGTGAACCGATGACTGTTTTCATAGCTTTGTCAGTCATTTTAtactctttcttccttctttttgaaGTAGAATTGAGTGGATTTATACAAGGATCATCAAATGCATCTTCATTTgattttctcacttcttttgcCCACAAAAGATGCACCTGCAGAACCAGATGGAAAATGGATAGAAAAAGATGGTGGTTTTAAGTAGGAAGGCAGTGGACATCACAGATCTTAGCCGTGCCAGCGGAGGGACAGTTAGTTCCTAATCCCCCAAGCAAGTCATTAGTCCTGTTAAGGAGGAGCTCAtgtgtttaatttattttggcAGCAGCAGTATGAGGGTGTTCTGTCAGAGAACTTCCCAAGAGCTTTGAGAACAGTGTGATCAAAAACATACGGCTTACAGGAGagtaaacagaaaacaatatgCAGAATGGAGGTAAACAGAAAGTACAAGAAGATGAGTTGGCCAACTTGACTTACAGAGTtagtggcagagctgggagtaGAACCTGGAGGCATTTTCTATCTCATATCTCTGGTCCAGACTGCCATGCCAAAACTGTACTTAAATTGGGAAATTGTTggagaaaaactgtttttgtaTTTAAGGTGACTTGCACAGGTTTCTGCGCCTGTGTACTCTCTGACCACATGTCTGGCAGTGCCATCTCTCATAACTCGGGAGCCTTGTGGGACAGCAGTCCATCCTGATCTGAGAGAGCGTTTCAGGTCAGAAAGGCATCTGCTGAGTTCTATAGGAATTTGAGACGAGGACTATTGATGAAAGCTCTGTGACTTGTGCTTGTCTCTGAGCACAAGGGAATCCGGACAGGAATACCACCTCAAAAGTAAAGTCCTTCAGAAATGTGGCATTTCCAAGTTACTTGGTATTGCTGAAATCAGAAATGCCTCCATGGCGCAGAGCAGGACACGTTTTCCTGGGACACGTCAGTTGTTCAGGAACTTGCATCTCCTGGATATGCTGAGACAACATTTGGGCTCCCTCTCCTATTGCCAAGCATGGAAAGTGGTAGGTGTGTGCTGGGTGCAGGGTGCCTGGCTCTTTCCCCgaaggagaggagagatgctgaagagcatATTGCCCCGTCCTTAGCTGCAGAGTtactctgctttcttctgcctccTTCCCCCTCATTGCTTGAAACTGTTAACTCCAAATGGTCCAGGCGTGGGCCATTTACTGTTAgtatttacacttttttttttaaatacttcctCAGTGTACTCTCCATGTCTCTGtaaggaggaagaaatgcagaggTTCCGTTTCTGTTTTGAAGGTGGATGGAGAGGTGGGAGCATTTGCTCTCTGGGTGGAAAGGCATTGTCTGGCACACTGCATGCACATGGAGGAGgtctgggagcagagggctgtaaggggtgtgtgtgtgtggattcAACATTACTACTGCCCTGACTTAAACAATATGAGACATTTGAATGTTAATCAAGTTGGCTGCTGGTTTTGTCTCATTTAGAGAGTGGAGCTGAGCTTGAGGAAAGAAGTGGGGTGAAGAAGGGAGAAGGGGTTGCCTCCgtgaaaagcagagaaggagagCTAGCCTTTCTGTAGCTCAACAAAAGATGAGCAAACCTGTGCGCAGATGAAGGAGGGGTGGCTGGGGGGAGGTTATGAGTTGTCTTATTATGGAGAAGCTTGAACTGTCATCTGTACTTGATGGAAGCGAGAGAGATTGCAGTTGGAGCTGCAGAAGTGCTGCCTCCCTGATTGGATTAATAGAAAGGGAAGATGACTCTAGAATGGATGCCCATTATCTGCACTACAAAGGGATTAGTGTGGGTTTCAGATAAATTAATGGCTTTTGAGTTAGCACAGAAATACTAATGAATGTCAGGGCCAGAGATGGATGGTGAACGAAATTGGTTCTCTTTTAGTGTGTGTATGCACACGTGTGTATCCATTTGGGATTATGAGAGCGTGCTTTCTCTCTACCGTTTAAGTTTTAGGTTGGgctttcagttttcatattTAGTTGCAATATTCTCAAGTAGCACATTTGTCTGCAATATACagttatatttatttgttttcagccTTTCCATACGTGGTGccaaaacagtgatttttaaattgctgtGATTTTTGTCATACATGCAGAAAATCTTTCTAGGCAAATTTAAGAGTGCTTTTTTTTGCACATGGTGTTAAGTGCAGTCTCTATTCTGTATATATGGGCTACCTGGGGAAGCTGAGGCCAAGTTGGCAAAGCAAAACTTGAGCATCCATTTTGTTTGTGTGGGTGGGAGGTAGCGTCCTTCCCTCACTTCTGCCTGTCTCAGGTTTGCATACTCACATTAAGTATTCCCAAACAATTAATTCTCATGGATGTTGATAAAGTTGACTGAAATTTGTCTACTTAATCCTATAAATGCTTATCGTTGGGCGCTTATCGTTGGGCTTTGTGAGGGCAGTCCAGCCAGCCCTCCTAGGAAGcctggtggggatgtgggaccTTACAGCTGCATCCTGTGCTCTTTGCTTCCAAGCTCTGTCGAACCCAGGTGCTTTGCTCTGCGTTGAAGACATCCTAGGCGTGCTCAGAGGTGCTCGTGTTTTACACTTGTAGAGCGTGGGCTGTTGACCCGAGCAGTAGCTGGTCCGGTGGTGATGCTGGAAATGTTCCCTGCCTCCAGCTGCCTGCCCCATCCCTCTGAAAGGCTGTGGGGCCGACGGCAGGAACTGCTGGTGAAAAAGCAACTGTGTTACCGCAGTTCCTGACCGCTGTGAGCCAAAACCCATCGCAGGTCCCATCACAGGGAGGGCGGAGCGACGGAGCAACACTTCGCTCCTCAGGGCTGCGTTGTGCCGTGCCAAATGTTAAAGTCGCCATTGGAGCGTCACAGTGAACTCCGCTGGATTTACCCCGGGACCAGCGAAGATGGGCACGTCCAGCCCAGGAGGAAGCAGTGCTCACACCTGCTGGCAGTGCGTGCACTGGGGCACGGCTCGTCTGGCGCAGCTGCAGGTGCGGGGCTGCCCCCTGCTGGGCGCGGCCGGTTCCAACGGTTCTAACGGTCGCGCAGCTGTGCCCCTCCGCGAGGCGGGCGGCGCCTGgggggctgctgagggaaggTGTGGCGCGGCGCGGCGCTCTGGTGGCGTGAGGGGAGTGCCGCGGGGGAACTGCAGCACCTGGAGATCCTTCGCTGGGGCGAGTTTGTCCTATGAGAATGAGGCCATTAAGATGGCTAGCCAAgtgctgctctctctctctctctctctctctcacgGCTCAAgagctttttcctctctttcaccTCTCTGTCCCCTTCAGGGAAGTGAGAGCACACCTGGGTTCAACACAGGTCTATCACATGAATGTGTGGTGGGCCAAATATCAAATGCAGCAGTAGATTCACTGTGAGAGATGTCCAGACAACATCACTTCTCTGTGCGTAGCATCTTTTTGTTGCCACTTGTATGTTCACCCTATAATGCTGTACTCTTCTGGACTAGGTTCTGAGAGGCTTGCAGTCTTGGTTGCTGTGTCACTTCTACTGGATTATTGCTGAAAAATTACTTTCCTTTGTCCCTTTTTCCCTGCCTCCTCTCTGTAAAGTGCTTTGGCATCTCTCAGTAAGGAAGTGCTATGTTTTTGATAGTCAGCGCTTGTATTTTGTAATCATAGTGTATTGGATAAAGGCTATTTCTATGGTCTTAGCCTCTGAATACATCACGTATGATCAGTAGAAAAGTTTAAGCCAATATGATTGAGCAAAGTGAGATGttgtttaaaatgaattaatgttctcattttgtttcttctagaACACAAGCCAACGTTCCCAAATATTCTGAAGAAGGGATACTTAGAAATTAGAAGAGACAATGACAGCTACTGGCAAACCTGTTATGCTGAGCTCTCCCCATACAAACTGTACCTGTATTGCCTGGACAGCAGTGGCAACCAGACTCTTCCCACCGTGTATCCGCTCATGCATTTTCAAAGAGTCACTGTTACTGGTAGCATTGAAGCCAAGGTTGTGGAGGCTGTCTTGTCGGACaactcccagctgcagctgaaggcagagTCATCATGGGAGGCTTTGGACTGGGGGCGGAAGCTCTGGGAAGTGATGCGTGCTTCTGTGTCTACTTTCACAAGACAGCCAGAGCAAGTGGAGAATGTGCCAGAGCCTGACAATAGCAGTGACCGTTCTCAAACTAATGGATTGGTAGAGAAGCCTGTGGAACTTTTGCTGTCTATGAATTTGACTGAAAATACTAAAGAATACCAAAACATTCTCAAATCGGGGACTCTTTATAGGTTAACTGTCCAGAATAACTGGAAGGCATTTACTTTTGTCTTAAATAGGTCTTATCTAATGGCATTCCAACCTGGTAGGCTTGATGAAGACCCTCTGCTGAGCTACAATGTTGATGTTTGCCTGTCGGTTCAGACCGATACTCAAGATGGCTGTGACTCTTGCTTTCAGGTCATTTTTCCTCAAGATGTCCTCCGCCTGCGTGCAGAGACCCGTCAGAGGGCCCAAGAGTGGATGGAAGCACTGAAAACGGCTGCTAATGTCACTAGAAGTCTAGGTCAGAACCCACAGGTCACACTGCGAAACAAACGTGGAGATCGACCTTTTGGAAATGATTTCAGGAAGAGCAAGCGCCAGTCTGTGACAACCAGCTTCCTCAGCATCCTGACCACACTGTCTCTGGAGAGAGGACTCACAGTTCAGAGTTTCAAGTGTGCAGGTAAGCAACTAGACAGCAGTTTCTGCACCTATTCCTCctctgcagaaaca
This window harbors:
- the PLEKHM3 gene encoding pleckstrin homology domain-containing family M member 3 isoform X1 → MEALEVDDISPALEVTEDFFNSFDTKLEKIVQPSGVFGVQDVPELVGHEVFDQITESRNLRNVASLAKSSLIWDHCKNGLLETKAQTVFSAKDQHVVQRGTAADNRAWAGEGETAAFNIFNICQRRRDRPRSVNDILVQNEEASTFKPGHNRSRSDISHVNWGVVFTGTSLQQPALPGQDNNCALLSYLALTKGQDIQGNTEHKPTFPNILKKGYLEIRRDNDSYWQTCYAELSPYKLYLYCLDSSGNQTLPTVYPLMHFQRVTVTGSIEAKVVEAVLSDNSQLQLKAESSWEALDWGRKLWEVMRASVSTFTRQPEQVENVPEPDNSSDRSQTNGLVEKPVELLLSMNLTENTKEYQNILKSGTLYRLTVQNNWKAFTFVLNRSYLMAFQPGRLDEDPLLSYNVDVCLSVQTDTQDGCDSCFQVIFPQDVLRLRAETRQRAQEWMEALKTAANVTRSLGQNPQVTLRNKRGDRPFGNDFRKSKRQSVTTSFLSILTTLSLERGLTVQSFKCAGCQRSIGLSNGKAKVCSYSGWYYCCTCHVDDSFLIPARLVHNWDTSKYKVSKQAKEFLEYVYEEPLIDIQQENPMLYKHVESLATVVRLRQQLKSLRAYLFSCRAAVAEDLRRRIFPREYLLQQIHLYSLADLQQVIEGKLAPFLGKVIKFATSHVYSCSLCSQKGFICEICNNGEILYPFEDISTSRNRCTPLLEAHLWGKVHASGRALLLSLGLQPSSQAQLSAWDSLRNTSARGLKIVLQTSHSED
- the PLEKHM3 gene encoding pleckstrin homology domain-containing family M member 3 isoform X2 — protein: MEALEVDDISPALEVTEDFFNSFDTKLEKIVQPSGVFGVQDVPELVGHEVFDQITESRNLRNVASLAKSSLIWDHCKNGLLETKAQTVFSAKDQHVVQRGTAADNRAWAGEGETAAFNIFNICQRRRDRPRSVNDILVQNEEASTFKPGHNRSRSDISHVNWGVVFTGTSLQQPALPGQDNNCALLSYLALTKGQDIQGNTEHKPTFPNILKKGYLEIRRDNDSYWQTCYAELSPYKLYLYCLDSSGNQTLPTVYPLMHFQRVTVTGSIEAKVVEAVLSDNSQLQLKAESSWEALDWGRKLWEVMRASVSTFTRQPEQVENVPEPDNSSDRSQTNGLVEKPVELLLSMNLTENTKEYQNILKSGTLYRLTVQNNWKAFTFVLNRSYLMAFQPGRLDEDPLLSYNVDVCLSVQTDTQDGCDSCFQVIFPQDVLRLRAETRQRAQEWMEALKTAANVTRSLGQNPQVTLRNKRGDRPFGNDFRKSKRQSVTTSFLSILTTLSLERGLTVQSFKCAGCQRSIGLSNGKAKVCSYSGWYYCCTCHVDDSFLIPARLVHNWDTSKYKVSKQAKEFLEYVYEEPLIDIQQENPMLYKHVESLATVVRLRQQLKSLRAYLFSCRAAVAEDLRRRIFPREYLLQQIHLYSLADLQQVIEGKLAPFLGKVIKFATSHVYSCSLCSQKGFICEICNNGEILYPFEDISTSRCESCGAVFHSECKVKAVPCPRCVRKELQKKQKSFWRRLNMDENFEESCNMFELSYQNT